From Virgibacillus ihumii, the proteins below share one genomic window:
- a CDS encoding RidA family protein, translating into MKEVIESRNAPQPSGAYSQGIKSGNFIFVSGQDGASGGDTIAGQTAASLEQINQILAEKGSGLENIVHMTCHISGLNESTAKEFNRVYAAYFNEVKKKPARITTGSQLLSDAKVEITAIAELS; encoded by the coding sequence ATGAAGGAAGTAATTGAAAGCAGGAATGCGCCGCAGCCAAGCGGAGCATATTCACAAGGAATAAAGTCCGGCAATTTTATCTTCGTTTCCGGTCAGGATGGTGCCTCAGGCGGGGATACTATTGCTGGTCAGACTGCTGCCAGTCTTGAGCAAATTAATCAGATTCTGGCTGAAAAAGGATCCGGATTGGAGAACATTGTCCACATGACGTGCCATATTTCCGGATTGAATGAATCGACTGCCAAGGAGTTTAATCGTGTTTATGCAGCGTATTTTAATGAGGTGAAAAAGAAACCAGCTCGAATTACGACAGGCAGTCAACTGCTGAGTGATGCGAAAGTGGAAATTACTGCAATCGCAGAATTGAGCTGA
- a CDS encoding NAD-dependent succinate-semialdehyde dehydrogenase gives MADVKNYLMHINGEWVGSELETKDVTNPADGNVIGTVPNGGEAEGAKAVEAAHNAFDSWSKLTAYERSGYLKKLNHLMLEHEDELARMMTLEMGKPIKESRGEVKYAASFLEWFAEEAKRIYGETIPSHAGDKRLQVWKKPVGVAAAITPWNFPAAMLTRKMGPALAAGCTFIMKPSGESPLTAVKLMELCEEAGIPKGVVNLVTGSSSRITKAFMDDERVRKITFTGSTEVGKTLIKQSADYVKNVSLELGGHAPLLVLDDADVDVAVKGLMASKFRNAGQTCICANRIYVQDSIYDQFVEKISEAVKGLKVGNPEEDSTDIGPLINQDGLDKVKNHVKDAIEKGAEVHVGGEAEDNGLYFEPTVLSNADASMVMMQEETFGPVIPIQKVSSEEEAIKQANDTPFGLAAYVFTENAARGTRVIEQLDYGIVGWNNGAPSAAQAPFGGMKESGLGREGGHEGMDAFVESQYVSMGME, from the coding sequence ATGGCTGACGTAAAAAACTATTTAATGCATATAAATGGAGAATGGGTCGGTAGTGAACTGGAAACAAAAGATGTTACTAACCCTGCAGACGGAAACGTAATCGGTACGGTGCCAAATGGCGGTGAGGCTGAGGGTGCCAAGGCTGTGGAAGCAGCACATAATGCATTTGATTCCTGGTCAAAACTGACTGCTTATGAACGGTCCGGTTACTTGAAAAAGCTCAATCATCTAATGCTTGAACATGAAGATGAGCTTGCCCGGATGATGACACTGGAAATGGGAAAGCCGATAAAGGAATCACGCGGTGAGGTGAAATATGCTGCCTCATTTCTCGAGTGGTTTGCTGAAGAAGCAAAACGTATTTATGGTGAAACCATTCCATCACATGCGGGGGATAAACGATTGCAGGTATGGAAAAAGCCTGTTGGCGTAGCCGCGGCGATTACGCCATGGAATTTTCCGGCAGCCATGCTGACCCGTAAGATGGGTCCGGCGCTTGCAGCAGGCTGTACATTCATCATGAAGCCATCCGGAGAAAGCCCGCTTACGGCAGTGAAGTTAATGGAACTCTGTGAGGAAGCCGGAATTCCAAAAGGTGTGGTCAATCTGGTTACAGGTTCATCATCCAGAATTACAAAAGCATTCATGGACGATGAACGTGTCCGCAAGATAACGTTTACCGGTTCAACGGAAGTCGGTAAAACACTGATCAAACAAAGTGCAGACTACGTAAAAAACGTGTCACTGGAACTCGGCGGTCATGCACCATTGCTCGTTCTGGATGATGCTGATGTCGACGTTGCAGTCAAAGGATTGATGGCATCGAAATTCCGTAATGCCGGGCAGACTTGTATTTGTGCCAATCGGATTTACGTACAGGATAGCATTTATGACCAGTTTGTCGAAAAAATCTCAGAAGCTGTCAAAGGCCTGAAAGTGGGTAATCCGGAAGAAGACTCTACTGACATTGGTCCACTGATCAATCAGGATGGGCTGGATAAAGTGAAAAACCATGTTAAAGATGCGATTGAAAAAGGTGCTGAAGTCCATGTCGGTGGAGAGGCCGAGGATAACGGGTTATACTTTGAACCGACAGTATTGTCAAATGCAGACGCATCCATGGTAATGATGCAGGAGGAAACATTCGGCCCTGTTATTCCAATTCAGAAAGTAAGTTCCGAAGAGGAAGCTATTAAACAGGCAAATGATACACCATTTGGCCTTGCAGCATATGTCTTCACGGAAAATGCAGCACGAGGCACAAGGGTAATCGAACAGCTTGATTATGGCATTGTCGGCTGGAATAATGGCGCGCCATCTGCTGCTCAGGCGCCATTCGGCGGTATGAAAGAAAGCGGACTCGGCCGGGAAGGCGGACATGAAGGAATGGATGCCTTTGTTGAGTCACAATATGTTTCCATGGGTATGGAATAA
- the gabT gene encoding 4-aminobutyrate--2-oxoglutarate transaminase produces the protein MSRKFADVKTELPGPKAKELLDRRHDIVPQGVGYGIPTFVESAKGALLNDVDGNKFIDFAGAIGCINVGHSHDTVTEALHDQVDRYIHTGFNVMMYDPYIEFAEKLAALAPGSFDKKVMFLNSGAEANENAVKIARKYTNRQAVVSFSGGFHGRTLMTMSLTGKVKPYKYEYGPFAPEVYHAPYPYHYRRPESMDETDYSEFMLQQVEDFFVKEVDPTQVAAFIMEPVQGESGFIVPDKKFVQGVYELCKKHGILFIADEIQTGFGRTGKYFAMEHFDVEPDLIAISKSMAAGLPISGIIGRKEVMDGANPGELGGTYCGSPLGCRAGIAVLDVMEKEKLPERGGKIGKRVMAKFKEMYDKYDVIGDYRGLGAMCALELVKDRETKEPAKEQTAQVLQEAHKRGLIVLKAGVYDNVVRLLMPLVITDEQLEEGLELLEESVEAVMAAATK, from the coding sequence ATGAGTAGAAAATTTGCAGATGTAAAAACCGAATTGCCGGGACCAAAGGCGAAAGAACTGCTTGATCGCAGGCATGATATCGTTCCGCAAGGGGTAGGTTATGGAATTCCGACATTCGTGGAATCTGCCAAAGGTGCATTATTAAATGATGTTGATGGTAATAAGTTTATCGACTTTGCCGGGGCAATTGGCTGTATTAACGTCGGACACAGTCATGATACGGTAACGGAAGCACTGCATGATCAAGTTGACCGTTATATTCACACCGGTTTTAACGTCATGATGTATGATCCATACATTGAATTTGCGGAGAAATTGGCAGCGCTTGCGCCAGGAAGTTTTGATAAGAAGGTAATGTTTCTGAACAGTGGTGCAGAAGCGAATGAAAACGCGGTTAAAATTGCCCGCAAGTATACGAATCGTCAGGCGGTTGTCTCCTTTTCCGGCGGTTTCCATGGACGGACATTAATGACCATGTCGCTGACCGGAAAAGTAAAGCCTTATAAGTATGAATATGGACCATTCGCACCGGAAGTTTACCATGCGCCATATCCATATCATTATCGCCGGCCTGAATCGATGGATGAAACGGATTATTCGGAGTTTATGCTGCAGCAGGTGGAAGACTTCTTTGTTAAAGAAGTTGATCCAACGCAGGTGGCGGCATTCATTATGGAACCGGTTCAAGGTGAAAGCGGCTTTATTGTTCCGGATAAGAAGTTCGTACAGGGTGTTTATGAACTTTGCAAAAAACATGGCATTTTATTCATTGCCGATGAAATTCAGACAGGGTTTGGACGTACGGGAAAATATTTCGCAATGGAACACTTTGATGTGGAACCTGATTTGATTGCTATTTCCAAATCGATGGCTGCTGGTCTGCCAATCAGTGGCATTATCGGCCGAAAAGAGGTTATGGATGGAGCAAATCCAGGTGAATTGGGAGGCACATATTGCGGAAGTCCACTTGGCTGCCGTGCTGGTATAGCAGTACTGGATGTCATGGAAAAAGAAAAACTTCCGGAACGCGGCGGAAAAATCGGTAAGCGCGTGATGGCAAAGTTTAAGGAAATGTATGATAAATATGATGTTATCGGTGATTACCGCGGTCTTGGTGCGATGTGTGCACTGGAGCTGGTGAAAGACCGTGAAACGAAAGAACCAGCCAAAGAACAGACGGCACAGGTTTTACAGGAGGCTCACAAACGCGGTTTAATCGTGCTGAAAGCAGGTGTTTATGACAATGTTGTTCGCTTGTTGATGCCTTTAGTGATCACGGACGAACAGCTTGAAGAAGGACTTGAATTGTTGGAAGAATCAGTTGAAGCAGTAATGGCTGCAGCGACGAAATAA
- a CDS encoding GntR family transcriptional regulator, whose amino-acid sequence MGDDNIIVQKPLSELIADQLKKEIWNESIKFGDRLLETDLSERFDVSRSTIREAFKILETEELIVSKARKGTYVTDFTEQDLNEIIELRTLIESQAFKKAMPKLDEQQLEKLKKITEQMKRKADEHDWNGLFDLDMEFHSFVVNLCGNARIVRIYNSLQVQIRTVLMHLDQYYSSPQSFYREHEELLQTLMSKDKHALEQRVSNHIEYVEEKLLGVNDENRAKVN is encoded by the coding sequence ATGGGCGATGATAATATTATCGTGCAAAAACCACTTAGTGAATTGATTGCTGATCAGTTGAAAAAGGAAATCTGGAATGAGTCAATCAAGTTTGGTGACCGTCTGCTTGAAACAGATTTATCGGAGCGTTTTGATGTCAGCAGGAGTACGATAAGGGAAGCATTTAAAATTCTGGAAACAGAGGAGCTGATCGTCAGTAAAGCCCGAAAAGGAACGTATGTAACTGATTTTACCGAACAGGATTTAAATGAAATTATCGAATTGCGAACACTTATCGAATCGCAGGCATTTAAAAAGGCCATGCCAAAACTTGATGAACAACAACTTGAAAAACTGAAAAAAATTACCGAACAGATGAAACGGAAGGCAGATGAACATGACTGGAACGGATTATTTGATTTGGATATGGAGTTTCACAGTTTTGTAGTGAACTTATGTGGGAATGCAAGAATTGTAAGGATATATAATTCACTTCAGGTACAGATCCGAACGGTTCTTATGCATTTGGATCAATATTATTCGAGTCCGCAGTCATTTTACCGGGAACATGAGGAATTGCTGCAGACTCTGATGTCAAAAGATAAGCATGCTCTGGAGCAAAGGGTCAGCAACCATATTGAATATGTGGAGGAGAAATTACTCGGGGTAAATGACGAAAATCGTGCGAAGGTTAATTAG
- a CDS encoding 2-hydroxyacid dehydrogenase, which yields MKKKVLAYNRVEKPVLEELKDKYDVQFFKNVDTRNDTEFLNFLHDAEGIIGLELPVDRELLQRAPNLKIISNVSVGYNNLDLDALKEMNVMATNTPGVLTDTVADTAFGILIAAARRIPELDNYVKNGNWTSEAIGPELFGTNVHHKTLGIIGMGRIGNAIAQRAHFGFDMEILYHSRSSKPDAEEQFGAKYCDLDDLLKESDFVCMITPLTKQTEGMIGKKEFQHMKKSAIFVNSSRGKTVVEADLIDALEQGEIAAAALDVFEQEPINSDNPLLKMTNVVTTPHVGSSTVETELKMSELAADNLEAGLSGKKPANLVDERVWEDK from the coding sequence ATGAAAAAAAAGGTTTTAGCGTATAATAGAGTTGAAAAACCCGTCCTGGAGGAACTCAAGGACAAATACGATGTACAATTTTTCAAAAATGTGGACACAAGAAATGACACAGAATTTCTCAATTTTCTTCATGATGCAGAAGGGATTATCGGGTTGGAACTGCCGGTTGATCGTGAACTGCTGCAGCGTGCCCCGAACTTGAAAATCATCAGTAATGTCTCAGTCGGCTACAACAACCTTGACCTGGATGCACTTAAAGAAATGAACGTAATGGCAACCAACACACCTGGCGTATTAACAGATACTGTTGCCGATACCGCATTTGGAATTTTAATTGCTGCGGCAAGACGAATTCCCGAGTTGGATAACTATGTTAAGAACGGAAACTGGACCTCCGAAGCAATCGGACCGGAACTGTTTGGCACAAATGTCCACCATAAAACATTAGGGATTATCGGTATGGGCCGGATTGGCAATGCCATCGCTCAACGGGCTCACTTCGGCTTTGACATGGAAATCCTGTATCACAGCCGCTCCAGCAAACCGGATGCCGAAGAACAATTTGGGGCGAAATATTGTGACCTGGACGATTTGCTGAAGGAATCCGATTTCGTCTGCATGATTACACCATTAACAAAGCAAACGGAAGGAATGATCGGCAAAAAAGAATTCCAGCACATGAAAAAATCAGCCATATTTGTTAACAGCTCACGAGGAAAAACGGTTGTCGAAGCGGATCTTATTGATGCACTTGAACAAGGCGAAATTGCTGCAGCTGCCCTTGATGTATTCGAACAGGAGCCAATCAATTCCGACAACCCGCTCTTAAAGATGACAAATGTTGTAACCACCCCGCACGTCGGCTCGTCCACAGTGGAAACTGAACTGAAAATGTCGGAGCTGGCGGCAGATAATTTGGAAGCCGGATTGAGTGGAAAGAAACCTGCCAATCTGGTTGATGAGCGTGTTTGGGAAGATAAATAA
- a CDS encoding M24 family metallopeptidase, whose product MLTFSVSEFKERMARTKQRMLDAGVDMLMITDPANMNYLTGYDAWSFYVHQMLIVMLNEEQPIWVGRGQDASAAEYTTWLDGDHIIPYGDHYVQSAVRHPMDFVCDLLKGRKRDKQTIAVELDAYYFTARSYMQLTQGLPDAKFKDGTNMVNWVRIIKSDQEITYIKKAAEISEKAMHVAFETIDEGVRECDVVAAISHAQIRGTEDFGGDYPSIVPLLPTGEKTSAAHLTWTDDRFKHGDPAIIELAGCYRRYHSPLARTVVIGQPSDDMKYVSDVVVEGINTVLDAVKPGISCEELEIIWRRVIERRGIKKESRMGYSMGLNYPPDWGEHTASLRPGDRTILEPNMTFHLIPGIWMDNMGVEISESFLVTESGCTILADFPRELYVKPNIRLA is encoded by the coding sequence ATGTTGACTTTTTCTGTTTCGGAGTTTAAGGAGAGGATGGCGCGAACGAAACAGCGCATGTTGGATGCTGGGGTTGATATGCTGATGATTACCGATCCCGCGAACATGAACTATTTGACCGGATATGACGCCTGGTCCTTCTATGTTCACCAGATGTTGATTGTTATGCTGAATGAGGAACAGCCGATCTGGGTAGGCCGTGGTCAGGATGCAAGTGCCGCCGAGTATACGACGTGGCTTGATGGTGACCATATCATACCTTATGGGGATCACTATGTACAATCCGCAGTAAGGCATCCAATGGATTTCGTCTGTGACTTATTAAAAGGGAGGAAACGCGATAAACAGACAATCGCGGTGGAGCTTGATGCATATTATTTTACCGCCAGATCCTATATGCAGCTGACTCAGGGTCTTCCGGATGCGAAATTTAAAGATGGCACAAACATGGTAAATTGGGTGCGGATTATTAAGTCAGATCAGGAAATAACATATATAAAAAAAGCAGCTGAAATTTCCGAAAAGGCTATGCATGTGGCTTTTGAAACAATCGACGAAGGAGTCCGCGAGTGTGATGTCGTAGCAGCAATTTCACATGCGCAAATTCGGGGGACTGAAGATTTCGGGGGCGATTATCCTTCTATTGTCCCATTACTGCCTACCGGTGAAAAAACGTCAGCTGCACACCTGACATGGACAGATGACAGGTTTAAACATGGTGATCCTGCTATTATTGAGCTTGCCGGCTGTTACAGGCGTTACCATTCGCCATTGGCACGGACGGTGGTGATCGGACAGCCGTCTGATGATATGAAGTATGTATCGGATGTGGTGGTTGAGGGTATCAACACTGTACTTGATGCGGTTAAGCCGGGGATTTCATGTGAGGAGCTGGAAATCATTTGGCGTCGGGTTATTGAACGACGTGGCATTAAGAAGGAATCACGTATGGGTTATTCAATGGGACTCAATTATCCGCCGGATTGGGGGGAGCATACAGCGAGTCTTCGTCCGGGTGACCGAACCATTCTGGAACCGAATATGACCTTTCATCTGATTCCGGGTATCTGGATGGATAACATGGGTGTTGAAATCAGTGAATCATTCCTCGTAACTGAGTCCGGATGCACGATTCTTGCTGATTTTCCACGTGAGTTGTATGTGAAACCGAATATCCGACTTGCCTGA
- a CDS encoding APC family permease, whose product MENEQKLLKILGNKDVLALAFGAMIGWGWVVTTGLWITEAGSLGAILAFAIGGTVVLFVGLTYAELSSALPLAGGEHVYSFKAMGRVASFITTWAIILGYVSVVAFEAVALPTVFDYLIPGYSMGHLYTIAGWDVTITWAGVGIIGSILITWINYRGIKLTTAISFILTLLILIAGLLLITGSTASGNAQNMQPLFEEGIAGLLTVIIMTPFMFVGFDVIPQAAEEINLKQKRIGQLLIFSVILAIVWYVAVIFGVSRIMNPAELAESNLVTADAMAQAFGDSRLMGNILVLGGIGGILTSWIGFYVGGSRAIYALANAGMLPKSLGELHPKYKTPHKAILLIGFFSVIAPLFGRPALVWLVNAGGLGLVVAWMMVAVSFVILRKKAPEMKRPFKLPGGTSIGWIAIIMTIGIAILYMPGMPSALAWPYEWLIIGLWAVLGLILYKYSVAKYGKDYANEHMKKEIDRIA is encoded by the coding sequence TTGGAAAATGAACAAAAGCTGCTGAAAATTCTGGGGAACAAAGATGTGCTTGCACTTGCTTTTGGAGCAATGATTGGCTGGGGCTGGGTTGTGACAACCGGCCTGTGGATTACTGAGGCGGGTTCACTTGGTGCGATATTGGCCTTTGCAATTGGTGGAACCGTTGTATTGTTCGTCGGGTTAACCTATGCAGAACTGTCGTCAGCGCTGCCGCTGGCGGGAGGAGAGCATGTTTACAGTTTTAAAGCAATGGGTAGAGTTGCTTCATTTATTACAACGTGGGCAATAATCCTGGGTTATGTATCGGTAGTGGCGTTTGAAGCAGTGGCACTCCCGACCGTTTTTGATTACTTGATTCCCGGGTACAGTATGGGGCATTTGTATACGATTGCCGGGTGGGATGTCACCATCACCTGGGCTGGTGTCGGCATCATCGGGTCAATTCTAATAACTTGGATTAATTATCGCGGAATAAAACTGACTACTGCCATATCTTTTATTCTAACATTGCTGATTCTGATTGCCGGGCTGCTCCTGATTACCGGAAGCACTGCCAGTGGTAATGCGCAGAATATGCAGCCACTGTTTGAAGAAGGAATAGCCGGACTTTTGACTGTAATCATTATGACACCATTTATGTTTGTAGGGTTTGATGTTATTCCGCAGGCTGCCGAGGAAATCAACCTGAAACAAAAGCGGATCGGGCAGTTACTCATTTTTTCCGTTATTCTGGCAATTGTTTGGTATGTCGCGGTTATTTTCGGTGTTTCACGTATTATGAACCCTGCTGAACTGGCCGAGTCCAACCTGGTAACGGCAGATGCCATGGCTCAGGCCTTTGGGGACAGCCGACTGATGGGGAACATTCTGGTGCTTGGTGGAATCGGTGGTATTTTAACAAGCTGGATCGGCTTCTATGTTGGCGGAAGCAGGGCGATTTATGCACTTGCAAATGCCGGAATGCTTCCAAAGAGTCTGGGTGAGCTTCATCCGAAATATAAAACACCGCATAAGGCAATTTTGCTGATTGGATTCTTCTCTGTTATCGCTCCATTGTTTGGGCGTCCTGCACTTGTTTGGCTTGTCAACGCTGGCGGACTTGGCCTTGTGGTTGCTTGGATGATGGTAGCAGTTTCATTTGTTATCTTACGGAAAAAAGCACCTGAGATGAAACGTCCTTTCAAACTTCCGGGTGGAACCTCAATCGGCTGGATCGCCATTATCATGACAATTGGAATAGCCATACTTTATATGCCTGGGATGCCATCAGCACTTGCCTGGCCGTACGAATGGCTGATCATTGGATTATGGGCAGTATTGGGGCTGATTTTGTATAAGTACTCCGTTGCGAAATATGGAAAAGATTATGCAAATGAACATATGAAAAAGGAGATCGATCGAATCGCATAA